The proteins below come from a single Pseudomonas chlororaphis genomic window:
- a CDS encoding NAD(FAD)-utilizing dehydrogenase gives MPRLLTSLSAPIMTSTGPSTPPNVTIIGGGPAGLMAAEVLSQAGIQVDVYDAMPSVGRKFLLAGVGGMNITHSEAFPAFLARYGERAANLAPLLRSFGADELCRWIHELGIDTFVGSSGRVFPTDMKAAPLLRAWLKRLRDGGVAIHTRHRWLGWNADGSLKIASPAGEHAVRHAATLLALGGGSWSRLGSDGAWMLPLEQRGVTLAPLQPSNCGFDVQAWSELLVSKFAGAPLKNVALGLDDEVPRLGECVITATGIEGSLVYALSASIREAINQHGSATLHLDLLPGRPVDKVLQALGKPRGSRSMAKHLHSQLGLDGVKAALLRELTPADAFADPARLAQAIKALPITLVKPRPLDEAISSAGGVVFSGLDENLMLRSVPGVFVAGEMLDWEAPTGGYLLTACFATGYRAGLGVLDWLRKGTAS, from the coding sequence ATGCCGCGCTTACTCACTTCTCTGTCAGCGCCCATCATGACCTCGACCGGCCCATCCACCCCTCCAAACGTCACCATCATCGGCGGCGGCCCCGCCGGCCTGATGGCCGCCGAGGTATTGAGCCAGGCCGGGATCCAGGTCGATGTGTACGACGCCATGCCCTCCGTGGGTCGCAAATTTCTGCTGGCCGGTGTCGGCGGCATGAACATCACCCACTCCGAAGCCTTTCCGGCGTTCCTGGCCCGCTACGGCGAGCGCGCGGCGAACCTCGCACCGTTGCTGCGCAGCTTCGGTGCCGATGAGTTGTGCCGCTGGATCCATGAGCTGGGCATCGACACCTTTGTCGGCAGCTCCGGCCGGGTCTTTCCCACCGACATGAAAGCCGCCCCGCTGCTGCGGGCCTGGCTCAAGCGCCTGCGCGACGGCGGCGTGGCGATCCACACACGCCATCGCTGGCTCGGCTGGAACGCCGACGGCAGCCTGAAGATCGCCTCGCCGGCAGGCGAACACGCCGTGCGCCACGCCGCGACGCTGCTGGCGCTGGGTGGCGGCAGTTGGTCGCGCCTGGGCTCCGACGGCGCGTGGATGCTGCCCCTGGAACAACGGGGCGTCACCCTGGCGCCGCTGCAACCGAGCAACTGCGGCTTCGACGTCCAGGCCTGGAGCGAACTGCTGGTCAGCAAGTTCGCCGGTGCGCCGCTGAAGAACGTCGCCTTGGGCCTGGACGACGAGGTGCCGCGCCTCGGCGAATGCGTGATCACCGCCACCGGCATCGAGGGCAGCCTGGTCTATGCCTTGTCGGCATCGATTCGCGAGGCCATCAACCAACACGGCAGCGCTACGCTCCATCTGGACCTGCTGCCCGGCCGGCCTGTGGACAAAGTCCTCCAGGCCCTCGGCAAGCCACGCGGCTCACGCTCGATGGCCAAGCATCTGCACAGCCAGTTGGGCCTGGATGGGGTCAAGGCCGCGCTGCTGCGCGAACTCACCCCCGCCGACGCCTTCGCCGACCCAGCACGGCTCGCCCAGGCAATCAAGGCCCTGCCCATCACCCTGGTCAAGCCTCGTCCGCTGGATGAAGCCATCAGCAGTGCCGGCGGCGTGGTGTTCAGCGGTCTGGACGAGAACCTGATGCTGAGGTCCGTTCCAGGGGTCTTCGTTGCAGGGGAAATGCTCGATTGGGAAGCGCCGACCGGCGGCTACCTGCTCACGGCATGCTTTGCGACAGGCTACCGTGCGGGGCTGGGCGTGCTGGATTGGCTCAGGAAGGGCACGGCATCCTGA
- a CDS encoding asparagine synthase, with product MCGIAGIVAVSGTPESMRGSVMKMMDAIRHRGPDGEGTWLDPARPVALGHRRLAIIDPEHGKQPMTTEDGRYTIVFNGAIYNYLELRRELIGRGHPLHNYSDTEVLLYAFREWGERCVDRLIGMFAFAIWDRLEQRLFCARDRIGIKPFYYHFDGQKLGFASEIKALFADGSLKAESNSDGLQDYLTFQFCLNEKTLFKGVQKLEPGYHLSAWYEGSQLKIKTSQYWDLQYNIDERHDERYFVDNLAALIEDSVRMHLRSDVPLGAHLSGGLDSSAVVCLASRMLGGEQLKTFTGAFHEGPQFDETGHAKAVSAFAGTDYNEVYIPGSELADLLPKLMHFMDEPLAGPGLIPQYYVSRLAGEQVKVVLGGQGGDELFVGYARYMAAYLEKCLSGAINETANQHRYAVSLESIIPNLSLLKTYQPMLQGLWREGLFASTDQRYFRLIDRSEGMSHLFNPDAFDKGYSPFESYQKIFNREGLHSLVNQMTYFDLKGSLPALLHVEDRTSMAASIESRVPLLDHRIVEFMATIPPNIKFAGGRMKHLFKESVRNAVPQSIFERKDKMGFPTPLTQWTKGVARDFVRDTLLSERARSRGLYNAQSVEKALNSESEFGRVVWGLLCMELWHRNFIDGDLQPGGI from the coding sequence ATGTGTGGGATTGCAGGGATCGTAGCGGTTTCAGGAACGCCAGAGTCGATGCGTGGCTCCGTCATGAAGATGATGGACGCCATTCGTCACCGTGGCCCCGATGGCGAGGGCACCTGGCTTGATCCTGCTCGGCCTGTGGCGCTGGGACATCGGCGCCTGGCAATTATCGACCCGGAACACGGCAAGCAGCCGATGACCACCGAGGACGGTCGTTACACGATCGTTTTCAACGGCGCCATCTACAACTACCTGGAGTTGCGCCGCGAGCTCATCGGTCGAGGTCACCCGTTGCACAACTACTCGGACACGGAAGTGTTGCTGTACGCCTTCCGCGAGTGGGGCGAGCGTTGTGTCGATCGCCTGATCGGCATGTTTGCCTTTGCCATCTGGGACCGCCTCGAACAACGTCTTTTCTGCGCTCGGGATCGGATTGGCATCAAGCCGTTCTACTACCATTTCGATGGCCAGAAACTCGGGTTCGCCTCCGAGATCAAGGCACTCTTTGCCGATGGCTCCCTGAAGGCGGAGTCCAATTCGGACGGTTTGCAGGATTACCTGACGTTCCAGTTTTGCCTGAACGAGAAGACGCTGTTCAAAGGTGTCCAGAAGCTTGAGCCGGGTTATCACCTCAGCGCCTGGTATGAGGGCAGCCAGCTCAAGATCAAGACTTCCCAGTACTGGGATCTGCAATACAACATCGACGAGCGCCATGACGAGCGTTACTTCGTCGATAACCTCGCGGCCCTGATCGAAGACTCGGTGCGCATGCACTTGCGCTCCGATGTGCCGTTGGGCGCGCACTTGTCCGGCGGCCTGGATTCCAGCGCAGTCGTGTGCCTGGCGTCGAGGATGTTGGGTGGCGAGCAGCTCAAGACATTCACCGGGGCTTTCCATGAAGGCCCGCAGTTCGATGAGACGGGGCACGCCAAGGCTGTATCCGCGTTCGCCGGTACCGACTACAACGAGGTGTACATCCCGGGCAGCGAGCTGGCCGACCTGCTTCCCAAGCTGATGCACTTCATGGATGAGCCGCTTGCCGGCCCAGGCCTGATTCCACAGTATTACGTTTCGCGCCTGGCTGGCGAACAGGTCAAGGTCGTACTGGGCGGGCAGGGCGGTGACGAGCTGTTCGTAGGGTATGCCCGCTACATGGCGGCCTACCTGGAGAAGTGCTTGTCCGGTGCGATCAATGAAACGGCGAACCAGCATCGCTATGCCGTTTCGCTGGAATCGATCATCCCCAACCTGTCGTTGCTCAAGACGTACCAGCCAATGTTGCAGGGGCTATGGCGCGAAGGGCTGTTCGCCTCGACCGACCAGCGCTACTTCCGCCTGATCGATCGCAGTGAAGGCATGTCGCACCTGTTCAACCCGGATGCCTTCGACAAGGGCTACTCGCCGTTCGAGTCCTATCAGAAGATCTTCAATCGCGAAGGCCTGCATTCCCTGGTCAACCAGATGACCTACTTCGACCTCAAGGGCTCCCTGCCGGCGTTGCTTCACGTTGAGGATCGCACCAGCATGGCCGCCTCCATCGAGTCGCGCGTGCCGCTGCTGGATCACCGCATTGTGGAGTTCATGGCGACCATTCCACCGAACATCAAGTTCGCTGGCGGGCGGATGAAGCATCTGTTCAAGGAATCCGTACGCAACGCGGTGCCGCAGAGCATTTTCGAGCGCAAGGACAAGATGGGCTTCCCGACGCCATTGACGCAATGGACCAAGGGCGTAGCCCGCGATTTCGTTCGCGACACGCTGCTGTCCGAGCGAGCCCGCTCGCGCGGGTTGTACAACGCGCAATCCGTCGAGAAGGCATTGAACAGCGAAAGCGAGTTCGGACGGGTCGTCTGGGGGTTGCTGTGCATGGAGCTCTGGCATCGCAACTTTATCGATGGAGACCTGCAACCGGGTGGTATCTGA
- a CDS encoding ABC transporter — protein sequence MNPISIIWRHIHVLWATTLTDIRSRFIGTIFGVAWIFLYPLLFLGLYAVVYTMIYRVRVAEFGTFDYVLLIFCGLVPFLGFSEALGSGVGSVLGNKGLIKNTLFPIDLIPVKTVLASSVTMLVGLVMLLMVLWSRGIVHSTQLAIPLILVLQIIFTVGLIWILSAINVFVPDLSQMVAVLILFLMLVSPIAYTQEMIPKELIPFMYPNPLYYLIMLYRDAAFIGVIKPGLLAIFTVISFSTFFLGGFVFSRLKPLFADYV from the coding sequence ATGAATCCGATTTCAATCATCTGGCGTCACATCCACGTGTTGTGGGCGACGACCTTGACCGATATACGCAGCCGCTTCATCGGCACGATCTTTGGTGTCGCGTGGATCTTCCTCTACCCGTTGCTGTTCCTCGGCCTGTATGCCGTGGTCTACACGATGATCTATCGTGTACGGGTCGCGGAGTTCGGCACCTTCGACTACGTGCTGCTGATATTTTGTGGCCTGGTGCCCTTTCTCGGTTTTTCCGAGGCACTGGGCAGCGGGGTGGGATCGGTACTTGGCAACAAGGGGCTGATCAAGAACACGCTGTTCCCGATCGACCTGATTCCCGTCAAGACCGTCCTGGCCAGCAGCGTGACGATGCTGGTGGGGCTGGTGATGTTGCTGATGGTGTTGTGGAGTCGTGGCATCGTCCATTCCACGCAGTTGGCGATCCCCTTGATATTGGTGCTGCAGATCATCTTCACGGTGGGCCTGATCTGGATACTCTCGGCGATCAATGTGTTCGTACCCGACCTGAGTCAGATGGTCGCGGTGCTTATCCTGTTCCTGATGCTGGTATCGCCTATCGCCTATACGCAGGAAATGATCCCCAAGGAACTCATTCCCTTCATGTACCCCAACCCGTTGTACTACCTGATCATGCTGTATCGGGATGCGGCGTTCATCGGGGTCATCAAGCCTGGGCTGCTGGCCATTTTCACCGTCATTTCGTTCTCCACTTTCTTCTTGGGTGGATTTGTCTTTTCGCGATTGAAGCCGTTATTTGCCGATTATGTCTGA
- a CDS encoding UDP-N-acetylglucosamine 2-epimerase — MTCKIVTIVGARPQFIKAAAVSREILKHPERLVEVMVHTGQHYDPNMSQVFFDELEIPAPKYNLEVSGGTHGVMTGRMLEGIEQILLEEKPDWVLIYGDTNSTLAGALAAAKLHIPVAHVEAGLRSFNMRMPEEVNRILSDRVSTLLLCPTALAVDNLAKEGLREGVHNVGDVMYDVALFYRERAKAQSQVMAQLGLKEGAFALATCHRAENTDDPQRLGEIMAALADIAAQMPVVLPLHPRTRNLLKTHALEHHLSTIKVVDPLPFLDMVALEQAANVILTDSGGVQKEAYFYRVPCITLRDETEWVETVELGFNQLVGANRNAIKTAMANRSIPEGQADVYGDGTAAARIVAILESTRP, encoded by the coding sequence ATGACCTGCAAGATCGTAACCATCGTTGGCGCTCGTCCACAATTCATCAAGGCCGCGGCGGTTTCCCGGGAAATCCTCAAGCATCCGGAACGCCTGGTGGAAGTCATGGTGCACACCGGGCAGCATTACGACCCGAACATGTCCCAGGTTTTCTTCGACGAACTGGAGATCCCGGCACCCAAGTACAACCTTGAAGTGTCCGGTGGGACCCATGGCGTGATGACGGGGCGGATGCTTGAAGGGATCGAGCAGATCCTCCTTGAGGAAAAACCGGATTGGGTGTTGATCTACGGTGATACCAACTCGACATTGGCGGGCGCGCTGGCGGCAGCGAAGCTGCACATTCCCGTCGCCCATGTCGAGGCAGGGTTGCGCTCGTTCAATATGCGCATGCCGGAAGAGGTCAACCGTATCCTGTCCGACCGGGTGTCGACGCTGCTGCTGTGCCCCACGGCCCTGGCCGTCGATAACCTGGCCAAGGAAGGGCTCCGCGAAGGGGTGCACAACGTCGGCGACGTCATGTACGACGTGGCGCTGTTCTACCGCGAGCGCGCCAAGGCGCAAAGCCAGGTCATGGCGCAGCTGGGCTTGAAGGAGGGGGCTTTTGCGCTGGCGACATGCCATCGTGCTGAAAACACCGACGATCCTCAGCGCCTGGGTGAAATCATGGCCGCTCTGGCCGACATTGCCGCGCAGATGCCGGTCGTTCTGCCGCTGCACCCACGTACGCGCAACCTGCTCAAGACCCATGCATTGGAACATCACCTGAGCACCATCAAGGTGGTGGACCCGTTGCCGTTCCTGGACATGGTTGCCCTTGAGCAGGCGGCCAACGTGATCCTGACCGACTCGGGCGGCGTGCAGAAAGAGGCCTATTTCTACCGGGTGCCGTGCATCACCCTGCGCGATGAAACGGAATGGGTCGAAACTGTCGAGCTGGGCTTCAACCAGTTGGTCGGTGCCAATCGCAATGCGATTAAAACGGCAATGGCCAACCGGTCTATCCCTGAAGGCCAGGCAGATGTCTACGGCGACGGTACCGCCGCCGCACGCATCGTCGCTATCCTGGAAAGCACCCGGCCATGA
- a CDS encoding aminotransferase DegT, with protein sequence MIEFIDLKAQQALIKVQIDAAVQRVMAHGQYILGPEVNELEERLAAFTGAKYCISVANGTDALQIAQMALGIGPGDEVITPGFSYIATAETVALLGAKPVYVDVDAKTYNLDPALLEAAITPKTKAIIPVSLYGQCADFDAINAIAARHGIPVIEDGAQSFGGLYKGKRSCNLSTIGCTSFFPSKPLGCYGDGGAMFTNDENLAKVLRQIARHGQDRRYHHVRVGVNSRLDTLQAAIMLPKLDVFETELRQREDVAQRYARLLEQADIAAPFVAATSQSAWAQYTVQVASRDAVQKHLASAGIPTAVHYPIPLNRQPAVRDEQAHLPVGDAIAARVMSLPMHPYLDEPSQRLIVDTLKESLRV encoded by the coding sequence GTGATCGAGTTCATTGACCTCAAGGCTCAGCAGGCGCTGATCAAGGTGCAAATCGACGCGGCTGTCCAGCGTGTCATGGCCCATGGGCAATACATCCTTGGCCCTGAAGTGAATGAGCTTGAAGAGCGCCTGGCAGCCTTTACCGGCGCCAAATACTGCATCAGCGTCGCCAATGGGACCGATGCCCTGCAGATCGCGCAGATGGCGCTCGGCATTGGCCCGGGCGATGAGGTCATCACTCCGGGATTTTCCTATATCGCCACGGCCGAGACCGTTGCCTTGCTCGGAGCGAAGCCGGTCTACGTCGATGTCGACGCCAAGACCTACAACCTGGATCCCGCGCTGCTGGAAGCGGCCATTACGCCGAAAACGAAAGCGATTATCCCGGTCTCGCTGTACGGCCAGTGCGCCGACTTCGACGCGATCAATGCCATCGCAGCCCGGCATGGCATCCCGGTGATCGAGGATGGCGCGCAAAGCTTCGGCGGGCTTTATAAAGGCAAGCGCTCCTGCAACCTGAGCACCATTGGCTGCACCAGTTTTTTCCCGAGCAAGCCCTTGGGCTGCTACGGCGATGGCGGTGCGATGTTCACCAACGATGAGAACCTGGCCAAGGTGCTGCGGCAGATTGCCCGGCATGGCCAGGACCGTCGCTACCACCATGTTCGCGTCGGCGTGAACAGCCGGTTGGACACGCTGCAGGCGGCGATCATGCTGCCCAAGCTGGACGTGTTCGAGACCGAGCTGCGTCAGCGCGAGGACGTCGCGCAACGTTATGCCCGATTGCTGGAGCAGGCCGACATCGCCGCTCCGTTCGTGGCGGCGACCAGCCAGAGTGCTTGGGCCCAGTACACGGTGCAAGTGGCTTCGCGCGATGCTGTCCAGAAACACCTGGCGAGTGCCGGCATCCCTACGGCCGTGCATTATCCCATCCCCCTGAATCGCCAACCCGCGGTCCGGGACGAGCAGGCACACCTGCCGGTCGGCGATGCGATCGCCGCCCGCGTCATGAGCCTGCCCATGCACCCCTACCTCGATGAGCCTTCCCAGCGCCTTATTGTCGACACCTTGAAAGAGAGCCTTCGCGTATGA
- a CDS encoding serine acetyltransferase has protein sequence MNYYQHPSAIIDDGAQIGEQSRIWHFVHVCGGARIGRGVSLGQNVFVGNKVVIGDHCKIQNNVSVYDNVTLEEGVFCGPSMVFTNVYNPRSLIERKNEYRDTLIKKGATLGANCTIVCGVTIGDYAFVGAGAVINRDVPAYALMVGVPARQIGWMSEFGEQLDLPLSGEGSAPCAHSGATYVLSGNVLKKENKQ, from the coding sequence GTGAACTACTACCAGCATCCCAGTGCGATCATCGATGATGGCGCCCAGATCGGCGAGCAATCCCGTATCTGGCACTTTGTCCACGTCTGCGGTGGCGCGCGCATCGGTCGCGGCGTTTCGCTTGGCCAGAATGTGTTTGTCGGAAACAAGGTGGTGATCGGCGACCACTGCAAGATCCAGAACAATGTTTCCGTCTACGATAACGTCACCCTTGAAGAGGGCGTTTTTTGTGGACCGAGCATGGTGTTCACCAACGTCTACAACCCCCGTTCGCTCATTGAGCGAAAAAACGAATACCGCGACACCCTGATCAAGAAGGGCGCGACGCTGGGAGCCAACTGCACGATTGTCTGCGGTGTGACCATCGGCGATTACGCTTTCGTGGGAGCCGGTGCGGTGATCAATCGTGATGTACCCGCCTATGCCCTGATGGTCGGTGTCCCTGCCCGGCAGATCGGTTGGATGAGCGAGTTCGGCGAGCAGCTGGACTTGCCGTTGAGCGGAGAAGGCTCTGCGCCGTGCGCCCATTCCGGGGCCACGTATGTGCTCAGTGGGAATGTGCTTAAAAAGGAGAACAAGCAGTGA
- a CDS encoding oxidoreductase produces the protein MKRFALIGAAGYIAPRHMRAIKDTGHELVCAYDINDSVGIIDSLSPQSEFFTEFERFYDYAWRLKRDPATALDFVSICSPNYLHHPHITAGLRLGCDVICEKPLVPTTAMLDDLSLTERETGKRLWNILQLRHHQAIIDLKNRVQVEKRAHKHEVDLTYITSRGRWYMESWKGDPRKSFGVATNIGVHFYDMLHFIFGKLQRNVVHYANDFKAAGYLEYENARVRWFLSIDADDLPASVKGKKPTYRSITCDGEEIEFSEGFTDLHTVSYQAVLDGKGYGIEDARHCVETVETIRTLTPTRAQEGEGHPFVAGLK, from the coding sequence ATGAAACGTTTTGCTCTTATCGGTGCTGCCGGCTATATCGCCCCGCGCCATATGCGCGCTATCAAAGACACCGGTCACGAGTTGGTCTGCGCCTACGACATCAATGATTCGGTCGGGATCATCGATAGCCTGTCGCCACAAAGCGAGTTCTTCACAGAATTCGAGCGCTTTTATGACTACGCCTGGCGGCTCAAGCGCGATCCTGCCACGGCGCTGGATTTCGTTTCGATCTGCTCCCCCAACTACCTGCATCATCCGCATATCACCGCGGGGCTGCGCCTGGGCTGCGACGTGATCTGCGAAAAGCCGCTGGTGCCGACCACCGCCATGCTCGACGACCTGAGCCTGACCGAGCGGGAGACGGGCAAGCGCCTGTGGAACATCCTGCAACTGCGTCATCACCAGGCCATCATCGACCTGAAAAATCGGGTCCAGGTCGAAAAGCGCGCCCACAAGCATGAGGTCGACCTGACCTACATCACCAGCCGGGGCCGGTGGTACATGGAAAGCTGGAAAGGCGACCCTCGCAAGTCGTTCGGCGTTGCCACCAACATTGGCGTGCACTTCTACGACATGCTGCATTTCATCTTCGGCAAATTGCAGCGTAACGTCGTTCACTACGCCAACGATTTCAAGGCGGCTGGCTATCTGGAATACGAAAATGCCCGCGTGCGTTGGTTCCTTTCCATCGACGCCGATGACCTGCCGGCGTCCGTGAAGGGCAAGAAACCGACGTACCGCTCCATTACGTGTGATGGCGAGGAAATCGAGTTCTCCGAAGGCTTCACCGACCTGCACACGGTCAGCTACCAGGCGGTCCTGGATGGCAAAGGCTACGGCATCGAAGATGCGCGGCACTGTGTTGAAACGGTGGAGACCATTCGCACCTTGACCCCGACTCGCGCCCAAGAAGGCGAAGGTCACCCGTTCGTAGCAGGGCTGAAGTAA
- a CDS encoding UDP-N-acetyl-D-glucosamine dehydrogenase — MGVVEASIAKFKSKDAVIGIVGLGYVGLPLMLRYNAIGFRVLGIDIDTDKVAKLNAGQSYIEHIASSHIAQARATGFMATSDFSKVSECDALILCVPTPLNKYREPDMSFVINTTDAIKPYLRAGQVVSLESTTYPGTTEEELLPRVEEGNLVTGEDIFLVYSPEREDPGNPDFETRTIPKVIGGHTPNCLQVGIALYEQAIDQVVTVSSTKAAEMTKLLENIHRAVNIGLVNEMKVVADRMGIDIFEVVDAAATKPFGFTAYYPGPGLGGHCIPIDPFYLTWKAREYGLHTRFIELSGEVNQAMPEYVVGKLMDGLNNEGKALKGSRVLVLGIAYKKNVDDMRESPSVEIMELLEAKGAVVAYSDPHVPVFPKMREHHFTLSSEPLTADNLASFDAVILATDHEKFDYELIKDAARLIVDSRGKYRTPAAHIIKA, encoded by the coding sequence ATGGGTGTGGTCGAAGCAAGTATTGCTAAATTCAAGAGTAAGGATGCGGTAATCGGGATCGTAGGCCTGGGTTACGTCGGATTGCCGTTGATGCTTCGCTACAACGCTATCGGTTTCCGCGTCCTGGGAATCGATATCGATACCGATAAAGTGGCCAAACTCAATGCGGGCCAGAGCTACATTGAGCACATTGCCAGCAGCCATATCGCCCAAGCACGGGCGACGGGCTTCATGGCGACGAGCGATTTCAGCAAGGTCAGCGAATGTGATGCGCTCATTCTGTGCGTGCCGACGCCGCTGAACAAATATCGCGAGCCGGACATGAGCTTCGTGATCAACACCACCGACGCCATCAAGCCTTATCTGCGCGCCGGTCAGGTGGTTTCGCTGGAAAGCACCACTTACCCGGGCACCACCGAGGAAGAGCTCCTGCCTCGCGTCGAGGAAGGCAACCTGGTCACTGGCGAAGACATCTTCCTGGTCTACTCCCCCGAACGAGAAGACCCGGGCAATCCCGATTTTGAAACCCGTACCATTCCCAAGGTCATCGGTGGCCACACACCTAACTGCCTCCAGGTCGGTATCGCCCTTTACGAGCAGGCCATCGACCAGGTCGTGACGGTCAGTTCCACCAAAGCCGCCGAGATGACCAAGCTGCTGGAGAATATCCATCGCGCGGTGAACATCGGTCTGGTGAACGAGATGAAGGTCGTGGCCGATCGCATGGGCATCGACATCTTCGAAGTGGTTGACGCCGCGGCCACCAAGCCCTTCGGTTTTACCGCGTATTATCCTGGGCCCGGGTTGGGCGGCCATTGCATCCCGATCGACCCGTTCTACCTGACGTGGAAGGCTCGCGAGTATGGCCTGCATACGCGCTTCATCGAGCTTTCCGGCGAAGTCAACCAGGCCATGCCGGAGTATGTGGTCGGCAAGTTGATGGACGGATTGAACAACGAAGGCAAGGCCCTCAAAGGCAGCCGAGTGCTGGTCCTGGGGATTGCCTACAAGAAGAACGTCGATGATATGCGCGAGTCGCCATCGGTCGAAATCATGGAGCTGCTCGAAGCCAAGGGCGCCGTCGTTGCCTACAGCGACCCGCACGTCCCGGTATTCCCCAAGATGCGTGAGCACCATTTCACGCTGTCGAGTGAGCCGCTCACGGCGGATAACCTGGCGTCGTTCGACGCAGTGATTCTCGCCACAGACCATGAGAAGTTCGACTACGAGCTGATCAAGGACGCCGCTCGCCTGATCGTTGACAGCCGTGGCAAGTACCGTACGCCCGCGGCACATATCATCAAGGCCTGA
- a CDS encoding DEAD/DEAH box helicase, protein MTFASLGLIEPLLRALDALGYQTPTPVQAQAMPAVLAGRDLMAAAQTGTGKTAGFAVPLLQLLTTEGPKVAANSVRALILVPTRELAEQVHESVREYAQNLPLSTYAVYGGVSINPQMMKLRKGVDLLVATPGRLLDLFRQNALKFNQLQTLVLDEADRMLDLGFSEELANIYRALPKKRQTLLFSATFSDAIRLLAGQMLNDPLSIEVSPRNVAANTVKQWVVTVDKKRKPELFVHLMRKDKWKQVLVFAKTRNGVDALVEKLQGLGVNADGIHGDKPQATRQRALDRFKVGEVQILVATDVAARGLDIEDLPLVVNFDLPIVAEDYIHRIGRTGRAGSTGQAISLVCADEVNLLSAIETLTRQTLPRQTEHDFEPEHRVPETDASGQVIKKPKKPKKPKTAGGGGKRNLGKWVDSGDAAPVEPSVKPVRKVPVFNTGPRKKK, encoded by the coding sequence ATGACTTTCGCCTCCCTTGGCCTGATCGAACCCTTGCTGCGCGCCCTCGACGCGCTCGGCTACCAGACCCCGACCCCGGTGCAGGCCCAGGCCATGCCGGCGGTGCTGGCCGGTCGTGACCTGATGGCCGCGGCCCAGACCGGCACCGGCAAGACCGCCGGTTTCGCCGTGCCGCTGTTGCAGTTGCTGACCACCGAAGGACCGAAAGTGGCGGCCAACTCGGTGCGGGCGCTGATCCTGGTGCCGACCCGCGAACTGGCCGAGCAGGTCCATGAAAGCGTGCGTGAGTACGCGCAGAACCTGCCGTTGAGCACCTACGCGGTGTACGGCGGCGTCAGCATCAACCCGCAGATGATGAAGCTGCGCAAAGGCGTCGACCTGCTGGTCGCCACGCCGGGGCGCCTGCTCGACCTGTTCCGCCAGAACGCGCTGAAGTTCAACCAGCTGCAAACCCTGGTGCTGGACGAAGCCGACCGCATGCTCGACCTGGGCTTCTCCGAGGAATTGGCGAATATCTACCGGGCGCTGCCGAAGAAGCGCCAGACGTTGCTGTTCTCGGCGACCTTTTCCGACGCGATCCGCTTGCTGGCCGGGCAGATGCTCAACGACCCGCTGAGCATCGAAGTGAGCCCGCGCAACGTGGCTGCCAACACCGTCAAGCAATGGGTGGTGACGGTGGACAAGAAGCGCAAGCCGGAACTGTTCGTGCACCTGATGCGCAAGGACAAGTGGAAGCAGGTGCTGGTGTTCGCCAAGACCCGTAACGGGGTCGATGCATTGGTGGAAAAACTCCAGGGCCTGGGCGTCAACGCCGATGGCATCCACGGCGACAAGCCCCAGGCCACGCGCCAGCGTGCGCTGGACCGTTTCAAAGTGGGTGAGGTGCAGATCCTGGTCGCCACCGACGTCGCCGCCCGTGGCCTGGATATCGAGGATTTGCCGTTGGTAGTGAATTTCGACCTGCCGATCGTGGCCGAGGACTACATCCATCGCATTGGCCGTACCGGTCGGGCGGGCTCGACCGGGCAAGCGATTTCCCTGGTCTGCGCCGACGAAGTGAATCTGCTGTCAGCCATCGAAACCCTGACTCGTCAGACGCTGCCCCGGCAAACGGAGCATGATTTCGAGCCGGAACACCGGGTCCCGGAAACTGACGCCAGCGGCCAGGTCATCAAGAAACCGAAAAAGCCGAAGAAACCGAAAACCGCCGGCGGTGGCGGCAAGCGTAACCTGGGCAAATGGGTGGACAGCGGTGATGCGGCGCCGGTGGAGCCTTCGGTCAAGCCTGTGCGTAAAGTGCCGGTGTTCAACACCGGGCCGCGCAAGAAAAAATAG